One genomic window of Enterobacteriaceae endosymbiont of Donacia crassipes includes the following:
- the nuoL gene encoding NADH-quinone oxidoreductase subunit L: MKLLFLIILMPLTSFLILSLFSNYLNKTQISIIGVICIGISAILTLIIGYIFLKSKLLFYKQFLWEILSINSLHINFNLYLDMLSLTMLFITTWVGFFIHIFSIWYMKNKEGYSRFFAYTNLFIANMTLLILADNFILMFFGWEGVGVCSYLLIGFFYKKSLNGLSAIKAFLITRFSDIFLIIGIFFIFKIFNTFNFSEIFNISTSSFIYYKAYYLKIISIMIIIGSLSKSAQFPLNTWLIDAMVGPTPVSALIHASTMVTAGIYLILRNNILFLMNTRILFLCSIIGAITILLSGYSALIQNNIKRILAYSTMSQIGYMFVALGINSWKASLFHVISHAFFKALLFLCVASIISLCRNEQNILKMGGIKKYFPFIYYIFLFGSISLISLPFITMSGFTKEKILYEIFVNKYNFLLIISFIGSIFTALYTIRMIYKIFYGKSNIYFNKIKNNTFIHNIPLIILTILSSYVGVTLLPIKQKFLFPNKLLILNHRNYFVLEIISVLILINSCLLYIFYIKNNFLVKKIIKNYYYYFYFINDFFLNGYYIDNIYKNLFTNIFKRFLSLIKNDPISKIIDYLFINLLNKIGYLLLISENGYIRWYILSIYIGTILILVYLTIFINNQYYFI, translated from the coding sequence ATGAAATTACTTTTTTTAATTATTTTAATGCCATTAACTAGTTTCTTAATACTATCATTATTTTCTAATTATTTAAATAAAACTCAAATTTCAATAATAGGAGTTATTTGTATAGGTATAAGTGCAATATTAACATTAATAATAGGATATATTTTTTTAAAAAGTAAATTATTGTTTTATAAACAATTTTTATGGGAAATATTAAGTATTAATTCTCTACATATTAATTTCAATTTATATTTAGATATGTTATCTCTAACTATGTTATTTATTACTACATGGGTAGGATTTTTTATCCATATATTTTCTATTTGGTATATGAAAAATAAAGAAGGATATTCTAGATTTTTTGCATATACTAATTTATTTATTGCTAATATGACATTACTTATTTTAGCTGATAATTTTATTTTAATGTTTTTTGGATGGGAAGGAGTAGGAGTGTGTTCCTATTTATTAATAGGATTCTTTTATAAGAAATCATTAAATGGATTATCTGCTATAAAAGCATTTTTAATAACTCGTTTTAGTGATATTTTTTTAATTATTGGAATATTTTTTATATTTAAAATATTTAATACTTTTAATTTTTCAGAAATATTTAATATTTCAACATCATCCTTTATTTATTATAAAGCATATTATTTAAAAATAATATCTATAATGATTATTATAGGATCTTTAAGTAAATCAGCTCAATTTCCATTAAATACTTGGTTAATAGATGCGATGGTTGGACCTACTCCTGTATCTGCACTTATTCATGCATCTACTATGGTTACTGCTGGTATTTATTTAATTTTGCGTAATAATATTTTATTTTTAATGAATACCCGCATCTTGTTTTTATGTAGTATTATTGGTGCTATAACAATATTATTATCTGGTTATTCTGCGTTAATACAAAATAATATTAAACGTATTTTGGCATACTCTACAATGAGCCAAATTGGTTATATGTTTGTAGCATTAGGTATTAATTCATGGAAAGCTTCTTTATTTCATGTAATATCACATGCTTTTTTTAAAGCATTACTTTTTTTATGTGTTGCTTCTATTATTTCTTTATGTAGGAATGAACAAAATATATTAAAAATGGGAGGAATAAAAAAATATTTCCCATTTATATACTATATTTTTTTATTTGGTTCAATATCTTTAATTTCATTACCTTTTATTACTATGAGTGGTTTTACAAAAGAAAAGATACTATATGAAATTTTTGTAAATAAATATAATTTTCTACTTATTATTAGCTTTATAGGTAGTATTTTTACTGCTTTATATACTATTCGTATGATTTATAAAATTTTTTATGGTAAAAGTAATATTTATTTTAATAAAATTAAAAATAATACATTTATACATAATATTCCATTAATAATATTAACAATATTATCTAGTTATGTTGGTGTAACATTATTACCAATAAAACAAAAATTTTTATTTCCTAATAAATTATTAATTCTAAATCATAGAAATTATTTTGTTTTAGAAATAATATCTGTATTAATTTTAATTAATAGTTGTTTATTATATATTTTTTATATAAAAAATAATTTTTTAGTAAAAAAAATTATTAAAAATTATTATTATTATTTTTATTTTATAAATGATTTTTTTTTAAATGGTTATTATATAGATAATATTTATAAAAATTTATTTACAAATATTTTTAAACGATTTTTATCGTTAATAAAAAATGATCCTATTTCAAAAATAATAGATTATTTATTTATAAATTTATTAAATAAAATAGGATATTTATTATTAATAAGTGAAAATGGATATATTCGTTGGTATATATTATCTATATATATAGGAACAATACTAATTTTAGTATATTTAACAATATTTATTAATAATCAATATTATTTTATATAA
- the nuoE gene encoding NADH-quinone oxidoreductase subunit NuoE, protein MKKKNKNISLYLDKKDFKIINKILNNYECNNAMIIETLIFFQKKYGWISDKIIIDISNILNINPSKIDSIATFYSQIFRSPVGKYVIKYCDSIVCYITKYKKILKHIKKKLKIKSGETTSDKLFTLIPICCLGHCENSPVIMINEKIYTSLSINYIDQILDNYINENYKTKSRNTSSNMAY, encoded by the coding sequence ATGAAAAAAAAAAATAAAAATATTAGTTTATATTTAGATAAAAAAGATTTTAAAATTATAAATAAAATTTTAAATAATTATGAATGTAATAACGCAATGATTATTGAAACATTAATATTTTTTCAAAAAAAATATGGATGGATATCAGATAAAATTATTATTGATATTTCTAATATTTTAAATATAAATCCTTCTAAAATTGATAGTATAGCAACATTTTATAGTCAAATTTTTCGATCTCCAGTAGGTAAATATGTTATTAAATATTGTGATAGTATTGTTTGTTATATAACAAAATATAAAAAAATTTTAAAACATATTAAAAAAAAATTAAAAATTAAATCTGGAGAAACAACTTCTGATAAATTATTTACTTTAATACCTATATGTTGTTTAGGACATTGTGAAAATAGTCCTGTTATAATGATTAATGAAAAAATTTATACTTCATTATCTATTAATTATATAGATCAAATATTGGATAATTATATTAATGAAAATTATAAAACCAAATCCAGAAACACATCCTCTAACATGGCGTATTAA
- the nuoF gene encoding NADH-quinone oxidoreductase subunit NuoF, giving the protein MKIIKPNPETHPLTWRINKNKTLFLNKYIKKDGYKILRNSLIKNTPQDIINIVKKSKLKGRGGAGFYTGLKWSLIPPKKNDDEIRYFLCNADEMEPGTYKDRFLIEHIPHQLIEGIIISAFAIQANKGYIFLRGEYIKCIKILNIAIKEAYNAKFLGKNILDSNFDFDLYLHTGAGRYICGEETALINSLEGKRPNPRFKPPYPATIGLWGKPTCINNVETIFNIPGIIKYGPKWYHNISNSIYDTGTKMLGFSGNVNTPGVWELPFGTPARLVLEKYAGGMKKGFFLKAWQPGGAGTGFLTKNHLDLPMDFINISKAGSRLGTGISLAIDTSISIISILKNLEIFFARESCGFCTPCREGLPWIVKILNKLEKKKGFKKDIYLLKDISNQLINGGAFCAHAPSAMEPLNSALKYFLNEFKYGVMN; this is encoded by the coding sequence ATGAAAATTATAAAACCAAATCCAGAAACACATCCTCTAACATGGCGTATTAATAAAAATAAAACATTATTTCTAAATAAATATATAAAAAAAGATGGTTATAAAATTTTAAGAAATAGTTTAATTAAAAATACACCACAAGATATAATTAATATTGTAAAAAAATCAAAATTAAAGGGTAGAGGTGGTGCTGGATTTTATACTGGATTAAAATGGAGTTTAATTCCTCCAAAAAAAAATGATGATGAAATTAGATATTTTTTATGTAATGCTGATGAAATGGAACCTGGAACATATAAAGATCGTTTTTTAATAGAACATATTCCACATCAATTAATAGAAGGAATAATTATAAGTGCTTTTGCTATACAAGCTAATAAAGGATATATTTTTTTAAGAGGAGAATATATAAAATGTATAAAAATTTTAAATATAGCGATAAAAGAAGCATATAATGCTAAATTTTTAGGAAAAAATATATTAGATAGTAATTTTGATTTTGATTTATACCTCCATACAGGAGCTGGAAGATATATATGTGGAGAAGAAACAGCTTTAATTAATTCTTTAGAAGGAAAACGTCCTAATCCTCGTTTTAAACCTCCATATCCAGCTACGATTGGTTTATGGGGTAAACCTACATGTATTAATAATGTTGAAACTATTTTTAATATACCTGGTATAATAAAATATGGACCTAAATGGTATCATAATATATCTAATAGTATATATGATACTGGTACAAAAATGTTAGGTTTTTCAGGAAATGTTAATACTCCAGGAGTATGGGAATTACCTTTTGGAACACCTGCTCGTTTAGTTTTAGAAAAATATGCAGGAGGAATGAAAAAAGGATTTTTTTTAAAAGCTTGGCAACCAGGTGGTGCAGGAACTGGTTTTTTAACAAAAAATCATTTAGATTTACCAATGGATTTTATAAATATTAGTAAAGCTGGTAGTAGATTAGGAACTGGTATATCTCTTGCGATAGACACAAGTATAAGTATTATATCTATATTAAAAAATTTAGAAATATTTTTTGCTAGAGAATCTTGTGGTTTTTGTACTCCTTGTAGGGAAGGTTTGCCTTGGATTGTTAAAATATTAAATAAACTAGAAAAAAAAAAAGGATTTAAAAAAGATATTTACCTTCTTAAGGATATAAGTAATCAATTAATTAATGGGGGAGCTTTTTGTGCTCATGCTCCGAGTGCGATGGAACCTTTAAATAGTGCATTGAAATATTTTTTAAATGAATTTAAATATGGAGTAATGAATTAA
- the nuoH gene encoding NADH-quinone oxidoreductase subunit NuoH, with protein MIFFSLFNSIKLFYVLQILFILLLLLISSAFLSFIERRILALFQNRYGPNRVGLFGCLQVLADMIKIIFKEDWNPNFSNKLLFNLAPILAFNTLLSVFAILPITPYIIISNLNIGILFFFMMASISVYSILFAGLASNNKYALLGAIRGVAQIISYEIFLGLSLMGIVCQTESFNLLDIIYYQYKHYWNIIPQFFGFIPFLIASIALCHRHPFDQPETEQELIDGYHIEYSGMKFGLFFIGEYINIIVLSSLIVILFFGGWLGPFFTPIIWFLIKTIIFIILFFLIRASLPRPRYDKVIYFGWFICLPLTLINLILTACLTKFK; from the coding sequence ATGATATTTTTTTCTTTATTTAATTCTATAAAATTATTTTATGTATTACAAATATTATTTATATTATTATTATTATTAATAAGTAGTGCTTTTTTAAGTTTTATAGAAAGACGTATACTTGCTTTATTTCAAAACCGTTATGGTCCTAATAGAGTAGGATTATTTGGTTGTCTCCAAGTATTGGCTGATATGATAAAAATTATTTTTAAAGAAGATTGGAATCCAAATTTTTCAAATAAATTATTATTTAATTTAGCTCCTATTTTAGCATTTAATACATTATTATCTGTTTTTGCTATATTACCTATTACTCCATATATAATAATATCTAATTTAAATATTGGAATACTTTTTTTTTTTATGATGGCTAGTATTTCAGTATATTCGATATTATTTGCAGGATTAGCAAGTAATAATAAATATGCTTTATTGGGAGCAATAAGAGGAGTAGCACAAATTATTAGTTATGAAATTTTTTTAGGATTATCATTAATGGGTATTGTTTGTCAAACAGAATCTTTTAATTTGTTAGATATAATTTATTATCAGTATAAACATTATTGGAATATTATTCCTCAATTTTTTGGTTTTATACCATTTTTAATTGCTTCTATAGCATTATGTCATAGACATCCTTTTGATCAACCAGAAACAGAACAAGAACTTATTGATGGTTATCATATTGAATATTCTGGAATGAAATTTGGACTTTTTTTTATAGGAGAATATATTAATATAATAGTATTATCTTCTTTAATTGTTATTTTATTTTTTGGGGGATGGTTAGGACCATTTTTTACACCAATAATATGGTTTTTAATTAAAACTATTATATTTATAATATTATTTTTCTTAATAAGAGCATCATTGCCTAGACCTCGTTATGATAAAGTAATATATTTTGGATGGTTCATATGTTTACCATTAACATTAATTAATCTTATACTTACTGCATGTTTAACAAAATTTAAATAA
- the nuoC gene encoding NADH-quinone oxidoreductase subunit C/D, with protein sequence MNNIFNKIVTKIGDKHNKSFSKKKIEPIIDELNKKFSFKDFIIQNGYNKKMPLVIWIKSDDLIKFMKFFSQIIHNPYNMLYDMHGIDERLHLNKFYLMKKIDFSLFYHLISINRNSDIIIKIPFKKKSLSIDSITGIFKNSNWYEREIWEMFGINFINHPCLSHILLPKNWDNGYPLRKDFPSRATDLTPYILTKEKYKTDIEATKFFPHDFNTSEKNKYNDYMYLNLGPNHPSVHGVFRIILQLSGEEIIQCIPEIGYHHRGAEKIAERQTWHTYIPYTDRIEYLGGCINEMPYILAIEKLANIVVTDRIKVIRIMLSELFRINSHLLYFSTFIQDVGAMTPVFLAFTDRQKIYDIIEAITGARMHPAWFRIGGLAQDLPKKWNILIQKLLTWLPKRLILYKKTALQNSILISRTKNIAVYNQKEAISWGVTGAGLRATGLDFDVRKWRPYSGYENFDFDIPIGNNISDCYSRVLLKFEEIWQSLHIIKQCLSYMPEGEYKVDHPLTTPPLRKKMLNNIENLINHFIQVSWGPLIPANESFQMIEATKGVNSYYLISDGNTTSYRTRIRTPSFPHLQQIPSVICGSLVSDLVAYLGSIDFVMSDVDR encoded by the coding sequence ATGAATAATATTTTTAATAAAATAGTTACTAAAATAGGAGATAAACATAATAAATCGTTTTCTAAAAAGAAAATAGAACCTATAATAGATGAATTAAATAAAAAATTTTCTTTTAAAGATTTTATTATACAAAATGGTTATAATAAAAAAATGCCATTAGTTATTTGGATTAAATCTGATGATCTGATAAAATTTATGAAATTTTTTTCACAAATTATTCATAATCCATATAATATGTTATATGATATGCATGGCATAGATGAAAGATTGCATTTAAATAAATTTTATCTAATGAAAAAAATAGATTTTTCTTTATTTTATCATTTAATTTCTATTAATAGAAATTCTGATATTATTATAAAAATTCCTTTTAAAAAAAAATCATTATCTATTGATAGTATCACAGGAATTTTTAAAAATTCAAATTGGTATGAAAGAGAAATTTGGGAAATGTTTGGAATTAATTTTATTAATCATCCTTGTTTATCACATATTCTATTACCAAAAAATTGGGATAATGGTTATCCATTACGTAAAGATTTCCCTTCTAGAGCTACTGATTTAACACCCTATATCTTAACAAAAGAAAAATATAAAACAGATATTGAAGCAACAAAATTTTTTCCACATGATTTTAATACATCAGAAAAAAACAAATATAATGATTATATGTATCTTAATTTAGGACCTAATCATCCTTCTGTACATGGTGTATTTAGAATTATTTTACAACTATCTGGAGAAGAAATTATACAATGTATACCAGAAATTGGTTACCATCATAGAGGCGCTGAAAAAATTGCTGAAAGACAAACATGGCATACTTATATCCCATATACAGATAGAATTGAATATTTAGGTGGATGTATAAATGAAATGCCTTATATTCTAGCAATAGAAAAATTAGCTAATATTGTTGTTACTGATAGAATTAAAGTAATTAGAATAATGTTATCTGAACTATTTCGTATTAATAGTCATTTATTATATTTTTCAACTTTTATACAAGATGTAGGAGCGATGACTCCTGTTTTTTTAGCTTTTACAGATAGACAAAAAATATATGATATCATTGAAGCAATTACTGGTGCTAGAATGCATCCTGCTTGGTTTAGAATAGGAGGATTAGCACAAGATTTACCTAAAAAATGGAATATTCTAATACAAAAATTATTAACATGGTTGCCTAAAAGATTAATTCTATATAAAAAAACAGCCTTACAAAATAGTATTTTAATATCTAGAACTAAAAATATAGCAGTTTATAATCAAAAAGAAGCAATATCTTGGGGCGTAACCGGTGCTGGTTTACGAGCTACCGGATTAGATTTTGATGTAAGAAAATGGCGTCCTTATTCAGGATATGAAAATTTTGATTTTGATATCCCTATTGGGAATAATATTAGTGATTGTTATTCTAGAGTATTATTAAAATTTGAAGAAATTTGGCAAAGTTTACATATTATAAAACAATGCTTAAGTTATATGCCTGAAGGAGAATATAAAGTTGATCATCCCTTAACAACTCCACCACTTAGAAAAAAAATGTTAAATAACATAGAAAATTTAATTAATCATTTTATACAAGTTTCATGGGGGCCTTTAATACCTGCTAATGAATCATTTCAAATGATTGAAGCTACTAAAGGTGTTAATAGTTATTATTTAATAAGTGATGGTAATACAACTAGTTATCGTACTAGAATAAGAACACCTAGTTTTCCTCATTTGCAACAAATACCATCTGTTATCTGTGGTAGTTTAGTATCTGATTTAGTTGCTTATTTAGGAAGTATTGATTTTGTTATGTCTGATGTAGATCGTTAA
- the nuoK gene encoding NADH-quinone oxidoreductase subunit NuoK, with protein MIPLYHILIFIIIIFIIGLTGILIRNNMLYILICTELMVNASALSCIISGNYWKQTEGEIMYIISISISAIETCIGLILLIKLYFYKNNINIDSISEMNG; from the coding sequence ATGATACCTTTATATCATATTTTAATATTTATTATTATAATATTTATTATTGGATTAACAGGAATATTAATTAGAAATAATATGTTGTATATTTTAATTTGTACTGAATTAATGGTTAATGCTTCTGCTTTGTCATGTATAATTTCTGGTAATTATTGGAAACAAACAGAAGGAGAAATTATGTACATTATATCTATTAGTATATCAGCTATAGAAACTTGTATAGGTTTAATTTTATTAATAAAATTATATTTTTATAAAAATAATATTAATATTGATTCAATTAGTGAGATGAATGGATGA
- the nuoI gene encoding NADH-quinone oxidoreductase subunit NuoI — MNIKKFFINIISQIRSIFFILLNLFSKRETIMYPEEKIYLPPRYRGRIVLTSDLDNNERCVACNLCAVVCPVSCITLKKSINKDKRSYAKFFRINLSRCIFCGFCEEACPTSAIQLIPDFELCEFNRKNLIYEKENLLINNPGKDLKYNFYNISGVKIKNNKKNNIENSSIEVDIKNILP; from the coding sequence ATGAACATTAAAAAATTTTTTATTAATATAATAAGTCAAATAAGAAGTATTTTTTTTATTTTATTAAATCTCTTTAGTAAAAGAGAAACAATAATGTATCCAGAAGAAAAAATTTATTTACCACCAAGATATAGAGGTAGAATAGTATTAACATCTGATTTAGATAATAATGAACGTTGTGTTGCTTGTAATCTTTGTGCAGTTGTTTGTCCAGTTAGTTGTATAACTTTAAAAAAATCTATAAATAAAGATAAACGATCATATGCTAAATTTTTTAGAATAAATCTTTCTAGATGTATTTTCTGTGGATTTTGTGAAGAAGCTTGTCCTACATCAGCTATACAATTAATTCCAGATTTTGAATTATGTGAATTTAATAGAAAAAATTTAATATATGAAAAAGAAAATTTATTAATTAACAATCCCGGAAAAGATTTAAAATATAATTTTTATAATATTTCAGGAGTTAAAATTAAAAATAATAAAAAAAATAATATAGAAAATTCAAGTATAGAAGTAGATATAAAAAATATTTTACCATAA
- the nuoG gene encoding NADH-quinone oxidoreductase subunit NuoG: MIDINIEGQLYKVSEKDNLLKICLSLGFDIPYFCWHPVLGSIGSCRQCAIKQSDDPKKKNEYIIMSCMSAPINNSHIIINDSDLINFRKKNIELLMLNHPHDCPICDEGGSCHLQDMTVMAGHNNRRYNFLKREYKNQYLGPFISHTMNRCITCYRCVRFYKDYADGQDFNVFGSKNNIYFGRYIHGRLKNIFSGNLIELCPTGVFTDKVYNINYSRKWDLQYAPSICQNCSLGCNIFIGERYGKLSSIQNRFHEKINHYFLCDKGYFGYDYTYLKNNPIKIIYYQDNKKLIFNYDKILKKIIHLILNSKNIIGIGSPRASIESNVILKKLVGKNNFYLGILKNEKKQINYIIDIIQNTDIYFPTLSEIENYDTILIIGEDLSNTNPRAALAVRQAIKKYFNIKNNNLDIPYWKADAISNMRNKKLNPLLITSNDETLLDDISLLNYYASTLDQSILIFTLADYIKNNNIIINDPIFKKKIIKIKKILLNSKKPLIISGTSSNSLSLISASYSIAKELYKKNKNVGLFYVLNEVNSMGTGLIKGKSLNSLFLKKKSITHINSNIDTIFIMENDLYIYEDKNILNNFFKNIPNIIVLDHIVTRTMKKANIILPVTNFMENSGTVINNECRAQRYFQVYNPSFYNKNNDRKSSWKWIYEIYAKLNGFNKNITLDEIIKKCEKYIPILNGINLAAPPATYKVYNRKFARSSIRYSGRTSMFSNINIHEPQQPKDKDTIFNFSMEGNYGSDINYTHIPFLWAPGWNSSQALHKFQKEIGISSKYGITGFKICKKNKCKIHIKRIYHKNNNVNHNNQLIIIAHQNLFQNNSLMQKSNLIKKYFKNYYVIFNKNDAKQLGILNNYLVKLYCLNNIFILKTHISKFLNQGLISLPLGVKNIPLSFLGKIIEKIKVLK, from the coding sequence ATGATTGATATTAATATAGAAGGTCAATTATATAAAGTTAGTGAAAAAGATAACTTATTAAAAATATGTTTATCTTTAGGTTTTGATATACCATATTTTTGTTGGCATCCTGTTTTAGGAAGTATAGGATCATGTCGCCAATGTGCAATAAAACAATCTGATGATCCAAAAAAAAAAAATGAATATATAATTATGTCTTGCATGTCTGCGCCTATCAATAATTCACATATTATTATTAATGATAGTGATTTAATTAATTTTCGTAAAAAAAATATTGAATTATTAATGTTAAATCATCCACATGATTGTCCTATTTGTGATGAAGGTGGTAGTTGTCATTTACAAGATATGACTGTCATGGCAGGACATAATAATCGTAGATATAATTTTCTTAAAAGAGAATATAAAAATCAATATTTAGGTCCTTTTATTTCTCATACAATGAATCGTTGTATTACATGTTATCGTTGTGTAAGATTTTATAAAGATTATGCAGATGGACAAGATTTTAATGTTTTTGGATCTAAAAATAATATTTATTTTGGTAGATATATACATGGTAGATTAAAAAATATATTTTCTGGTAATTTAATTGAATTATGTCCTACTGGAGTTTTTACAGATAAAGTTTATAATATAAATTATTCAAGAAAATGGGATTTACAATATGCTCCAAGTATTTGTCAAAATTGTTCATTAGGATGTAATATTTTTATTGGAGAACGTTACGGAAAACTGTCTAGCATACAAAATAGATTTCATGAAAAAATAAATCATTATTTTTTATGTGATAAAGGTTATTTTGGTTATGATTATACTTATTTAAAAAATAATCCTATTAAAATTATATATTATCAAGATAATAAAAAACTTATTTTTAATTATGATAAAATTTTAAAAAAAATTATCCATTTAATTTTAAATTCTAAAAATATAATTGGTATTGGCTCACCAAGAGCAAGTATAGAAAGTAATGTTATTTTAAAAAAATTAGTCGGAAAAAATAATTTTTATTTAGGTATTTTAAAAAATGAAAAAAAACAAATTAATTATATTATTGATATAATACAAAATACAGATATATATTTTCCTACATTATCTGAAATTGAAAATTATGATACGATTTTAATAATAGGAGAAGATCTAAGTAATACTAATCCTAGAGCTGCTTTAGCAGTTAGACAAGCTATAAAAAAATATTTTAATATTAAAAATAATAATTTAGATATTCCTTATTGGAAGGCTGATGCAATTTCAAATATGAGAAATAAAAAATTAAATCCGTTATTAATAACAAGTAATGATGAAACGTTATTAGATGATATTTCTTTATTGAATTATTATGCATCTACTTTAGATCAATCTATATTAATTTTTACATTAGCAGATTATATTAAAAATAATAATATCATTATAAATGATCCAATATTTAAAAAAAAAATTATAAAAATAAAAAAAATATTATTAAATTCTAAAAAACCTTTAATTATTTCTGGAACAAGTTCTAATTCTCTATCATTAATTTCAGCATCATATTCAATAGCCAAAGAATTATATAAAAAAAATAAAAATGTAGGATTATTTTATGTATTAAATGAAGTAAATAGTATGGGAACTGGTTTAATTAAAGGAAAATCTTTAAATAGTTTATTTCTAAAAAAAAAATCTATTACGCATATTAATTCTAATATAGATACTATTTTTATAATGGAAAATGATTTATATATTTATGAAGATAAAAATATACTTAATAATTTTTTTAAAAATATTCCTAATATAATTGTATTGGATCATATTGTTACTAGAACTATGAAAAAAGCTAATATAATATTACCAGTAACAAATTTTATGGAAAATAGTGGTACCGTTATTAATAACGAATGTAGAGCACAAAGATATTTTCAAGTTTATAATCCTTCTTTTTATAATAAAAATAATGATAGAAAATCTAGTTGGAAATGGATATATGAAATATATGCAAAATTAAATGGTTTCAATAAAAATATTACTTTAGATGAAATTATAAAAAAATGTGAAAAATATATCCCAATACTTAATGGTATTAATTTAGCAGCACCACCTGCTACTTATAAAGTATATAATAGAAAATTTGCAAGATCTTCTATTAGATATAGTGGGAGAACATCAATGTTTTCTAATATAAATATACATGAACCTCAACAACCTAAAGATAAAGATACTATTTTTAATTTTTCTATGGAAGGAAATTATGGTTCAGATATTAATTATACACATATACCATTTTTATGGGCTCCTGGATGGAATTCTTCCCAAGCATTACATAAATTTCAAAAAGAAATTGGCATTTCATCTAAATATGGTATTACAGGATTTAAAATTTGTAAAAAAAATAAATGTAAAATACATATTAAAAGAATATATCATAAAAATAATAATGTTAATCACAATAACCAATTAATAATTATTGCACATCAAAATTTATTTCAAAATAACAGTTTAATGCAAAAATCTAATTTAATAAAAAAATATTTTAAGAATTATTATGTAATTTTTAATAAAAATGATGCTAAACAATTAGGAATTTTAAATAATTATTTAGTTAAATTATATTGTTTAAATAATATTTTTATACTAAAAACACATATTTCAAAATTTTTAAATCAAGGCTTAATAAGCCTTCCATTAGGAGTTAAAAATATTCCATTATCTTTTTTAGGTAAAATTATTGAAAAAATAAAGGTATTAAAATGA
- a CDS encoding NADH-quinone oxidoreductase subunit J, translated as MEIILYLLGFVSIIFTFLIIISVNPIYTLLYFLISLISISCIFFLLGNYFAGALEIIIYTGSIIILYIFVLMFLNYKNIELEEKFFFYKKKLFLINILIINFFFLILIFYILKHLYTKKLIIHNFINIQNIGINLFTQYKIIVELISILLLSGIIIVLHIGNKRKN; from the coding sequence ATGGAAATAATATTATATTTATTAGGATTTGTATCAATAATTTTTACATTTTTAATTATTATTAGTGTTAATCCTATTTATACATTGTTATATTTTTTAATTTCATTAATTTCAATATCATGTATATTTTTTTTATTAGGTAATTATTTTGCTGGAGCACTAGAAATTATTATATATACTGGATCTATTATTATATTATATATATTTGTTTTAATGTTTTTAAATTATAAAAATATTGAGTTAGAAGAAAAGTTTTTTTTTTACAAAAAAAAATTATTTTTAATTAATATTTTAATTATAAATTTCTTTTTTTTAATATTAATATTTTATATTTTAAAACATTTGTATACAAAAAAATTAATTATTCATAATTTTATTAATATACAAAATATTGGTATAAATTTATTTACACAATATAAAATTATTGTAGAATTAATATCTATACTTTTATTATCAGGTATAATTATTGTTTTACATATAGGAAATAAAAGAAAAAATTAA